In a single window of the Anaerocolumna cellulosilytica genome:
- a CDS encoding ribbon-helix-helix domain-containing protein codes for MAKEPEKVRTGFYIEKEVLDRCDELLTQANVKSRNEFVTEALKFYCGYLTSQKIENYLLQSLSSVLVSAIRDTENRLARMDFKIATELSKLSHVVAYTHAVDEQALQSLHLKCVEEVKRINGAVDFEDAYNYQKRRT; via the coding sequence ATGGCAAAGGAACCAGAAAAAGTCCGCACCGGCTTTTATATCGAAAAGGAAGTGCTGGATCGGTGCGATGAGCTGCTCACACAGGCCAACGTGAAATCCCGAAATGAGTTTGTCACCGAGGCACTGAAGTTTTATTGCGGGTATCTCACCTCGCAGAAAATTGAGAACTATCTGTTACAGAGCTTATCCTCCGTTCTTGTCAGTGCCATCCGGGATACGGAAAACCGGCTGGCCAGAATGGATTTCAAGATTGCTACGGAGCTGTCCAAGCTCTCTCATGTGGTGGCGTATACTCATGCGGTTGACGAGCAGGCACTGCAAAGCCTACACTTAAAATGTGTGGAGGAAGTCAAACGGATCAACGGTGCGGTTGATTTTGAGGATGCATATAACTATCAAAAGAGGCGAACCTAA
- a CDS encoding DUF6103 family protein codes for MKKATITISFDSEKLDTLTYHMSKKDTDLQTELEDTIQKLYEKHVPQATREYIDDKLSREAAAKPKRPVRPAATGGSDNRLA; via the coding sequence ATGAAAAAAGCAACAATTACCATCAGCTTTGACAGCGAAAAGCTGGATACCCTGACCTACCACATGAGCAAAAAGGATACGGATTTGCAGACGGAGCTGGAGGATACCATCCAGAAGCTCTATGAAAAGCACGTTCCACAGGCCACCCGTGAGTACATTGACGATAAGCTCTCTCGTGAGGCCGCTGCAAAACCCAAAAGACCGGTTCGCCCTGCTGCGACTGGTGGCTCTGACAATAGGCTGGCGTAG
- a CDS encoding DUF6329 domain-containing protein, which translates to MKAIFERKPSDFDLWSFEVSKTIRLPAEVFEAMLQKPMRDYNFIQENMEQMHCDSKGVYHCLLLTGEGRNDGLLVESESYGYCRYASYVPNISALTSPALQHLNELMTATADYIVTTGTQNTTEGNWIISFDELAQQTGFEHDFNSTDTLLDMLHERKEVANVELGDSGIDVCYYLDFCPQYGGHPEEAEQLPEASSQVSRLKDLLHLHWEDIHLLHKDVEVQPATIVELDEHTLTHAGKAAWADVLDAEVVKIYNGYYGLQMELDKVKPSRLEEFSSMLAGYCPVSDYEKWVTQEGDTPLQSPQMK; encoded by the coding sequence ATGAAAGCAATCTTTGAAAGAAAGCCCTCGGATTTCGATCTGTGGAGCTTTGAGGTATCAAAAACCATTCGGCTTCCCGCTGAAGTTTTTGAAGCTATGCTGCAAAAACCTATGAGGGATTATAACTTTATTCAGGAAAATATGGAGCAGATGCACTGTGACAGCAAAGGTGTGTATCACTGCCTGCTGCTTACCGGCGAGGGCAGAAATGACGGACTGCTGGTGGAATCAGAGAGCTATGGCTACTGCCGGTATGCCTCCTATGTCCCCAACATTTCCGCTCTTACCTCTCCGGCATTGCAGCACCTCAACGAGCTGATGACAGCCACAGCGGACTACATCGTGACCACCGGAACGCAGAATACGACCGAGGGCAACTGGATCATTAGCTTTGATGAGCTGGCACAGCAAACCGGCTTTGAGCATGATTTTAACAGTACGGATACCTTGCTGGATATGCTCCATGAGCGTAAAGAAGTGGCAAATGTTGAGCTGGGCGACAGCGGCATCGACGTGTGCTATTACCTCGATTTCTGTCCGCAGTATGGAGGTCACCCGGAGGAAGCGGAGCAGCTGCCGGAAGCATCCTCTCAGGTCAGCAGACTGAAAGATTTGCTTCATCTACATTGGGAGGATATCCATCTGCTGCACAAGGATGTGGAGGTACAGCCTGCCACCATCGTGGAGCTGGATGAGCATACCCTGACCCATGCCGGGAAAGCGGCTTGGGCTGATGTTTTGGATGCTGAGGTGGTCAAGATTTACAACGGCTACTACGGTTTGCAGATGGAGCTGGACAAGGTAAAGCCCTCCCGCTTGGAGGAATTCTCGTCCATGCTTGCCGGGTACTGTCCGGTATCAGATTATGAAAAATGGGTCACGCAAGAGGGCGATACCCCCTTACAGTCACCCCAAATGAAATAA
- a CDS encoding M23 family metallopeptidase: MADPATITLAVKAAIAAATDKRTWKAAGVVIAAILTPFILIIVMIMSLLSGTADHNNSAVDLSFHGGSISSQVPAEYRQYIEDMWDSFSDLDEAVSAITLMIESGSIDSTRMKSIFYSLYFGAENLRMNASDYRAFADCFVRYEERTRIVTDENGNETEETYTVAVPITDLNEIYANLESSLSRIITEENKVNAAQIYSRVLYGHGLPRDGSIGEDEWSGDVFDGEIYTGGGDFASPLGANWRSMVTSEFGWRSNPFGGGGGEGHSGLDMGAPKGTPIHAARTGVVSYVKDSGSSGYGYHVVIDHGDGMVTLYGHCSKVYVRSGQTVQQGDVIAAVGSTGRSTGNHLHLEVRIGGKKVNPRQFLP, from the coding sequence ATGGCAGACCCGGCAACCATCACTCTTGCGGTGAAAGCGGCAATCGCTGCAGCCACCGACAAACGGACATGGAAAGCGGCAGGTGTGGTCATCGCCGCCATTCTCACCCCATTTATTTTAATCATCGTTATGATCATGAGCCTGCTGTCCGGTACCGCAGACCACAACAATTCCGCTGTGGATTTGAGCTTTCACGGCGGCAGCATTTCCTCGCAGGTGCCAGCGGAGTACCGGCAGTACATCGAGGATATGTGGGACAGCTTCTCTGATCTGGATGAAGCTGTGTCTGCGATTACTCTCATGATCGAAAGCGGTAGCATCGACAGCACCCGCATGAAATCCATTTTTTATTCTCTGTATTTCGGCGCTGAAAATCTGCGGATGAATGCATCCGATTACCGAGCCTTTGCGGATTGCTTCGTCCGGTATGAGGAACGCACCCGCATCGTCACCGATGAGAACGGCAATGAAACGGAAGAAACCTATACGGTAGCTGTTCCCATTACCGATCTGAATGAGATATATGCAAATCTTGAAAGCTCCCTCTCCAGAATAATTACAGAGGAAAACAAAGTAAATGCCGCTCAGATTTACAGCCGTGTGCTTTATGGACACGGTCTGCCGAGAGATGGAAGCATCGGAGAGGATGAATGGTCTGGTGATGTATTTGACGGTGAGATTTACACTGGCGGCGGTGATTTTGCCAGCCCCCTTGGAGCAAACTGGCGCAGCATGGTCACCTCAGAATTCGGTTGGAGGTCGAATCCGTTCGGCGGCGGTGGCGGCGAGGGTCATTCCGGCCTCGACATGGGCGCACCAAAAGGAACACCGATACATGCCGCCCGCACCGGTGTGGTCAGCTATGTAAAAGACTCTGGCAGCAGCGGCTATGGTTACCATGTGGTTATTGATCATGGAGATGGCATGGTCACTTTATACGGTCACTGCTCCAAGGTATATGTTCGTTCCGGGCAAACAGTGCAGCAGGGCGATGTGATCGCAGCCGTGGGCAGCACCGGGCGAAGCACCGGAAACCACCTCCATCTGGAGGTGCGCATCGGCGGTAAGAAAGTGAATCCAAGACAGTTTTTGCCGTAA
- a CDS encoding MarR family winged helix-turn-helix transcriptional regulator, producing the protein MKIPENKQYVLFGGAFVLANKLQLVADKKTHGLSTKQWFLLRNLSDLPADPPPTITMLAKETDTSRQNVSKMLEVLQRQGYVALQNNAEDHRSQSVVLTESGAQVLRQVAQEAVPFFTKLFSGISEEECAVSADVVIKLIDNLCKMQEEME; encoded by the coding sequence ATGAAAATACCAGAGAATAAACAATATGTCCTGTTTGGCGGCGCTTTTGTATTAGCGAATAAATTGCAGCTGGTGGCTGATAAAAAGACGCACGGACTTTCTACAAAGCAGTGGTTTTTGCTGCGTAATTTAAGCGATTTGCCCGCCGATCCACCTCCCACCATCACTATGCTGGCGAAGGAAACCGACACCTCACGGCAGAATGTCAGCAAGATGCTGGAGGTGCTGCAGCGGCAGGGCTATGTGGCGTTGCAGAACAATGCGGAAGACCATCGCAGTCAAAGTGTTGTGCTGACGGAGTCAGGCGCACAGGTACTACGGCAGGTTGCACAGGAGGCCGTCCCTTTTTTCACCAAACTGTTTTCCGGTATCAGCGAGGAAGAGTGCGCAGTATCCGCCGATGTGGTGATAAAACTTATTGATAATCTCTGCAAAATGCAGGAGGAGATGGAATGA
- a CDS encoding FMN-binding protein translates to MTQKKRKSIISIVAVIVMGLTALVFLNLPKPVTASDASFDLAQIADGTYSGSCDNGLVKVRVEVLVKNHAIVEVRLLEHDNGLGSTAEIITDMVIQRQSVEVDAISGATISSKTILKAVENALSEGWKTK, encoded by the coding sequence ATGACACAAAAGAAGAGAAAATCGATAATATCCATTGTCGCCGTCATTGTGATGGGACTTACAGCCCTTGTGTTTTTAAATTTACCCAAGCCGGTAACGGCATCGGATGCGTCATTTGATCTGGCACAAATTGCGGATGGTACTTATTCGGGCAGTTGTGACAATGGTCTTGTAAAGGTGCGTGTGGAGGTACTCGTAAAAAACCACGCCATTGTAGAAGTACGACTTCTGGAGCATGATAATGGCTTGGGCAGCACCGCAGAGATTATTACCGACATGGTCATACAACGGCAAAGCGTAGAGGTTGATGCGATATCCGGGGCAACCATAAGCTCAAAAACAATATTGAAAGCGGTTGAAAACGCTTTATCGGAAGGATGGAAAACGAAATGA
- a CDS encoding flavodoxin domain-containing protein produces the protein MNTAVIYKSHYGSTEIYAKWLAKDLDADLLQAEQVKPADLQKYQTIVYGGGLYAGGVNGIALLTKNFELIKDKALYLFTVGAADVTDPENLKNIRSALEQKLPPAMREKLHIYHLRGGMRYSKMNFMHRTMMNMMVKMLRKKAENELRAEDKIMLETYGQDIDFTDRAAIVPLVADIRAGAKSQ, from the coding sequence ATGAATACAGCAGTCATCTATAAATCTCACTATGGTTCCACCGAGATCTATGCCAAGTGGCTTGCGAAGGACTTGGACGCTGATTTGCTTCAAGCCGAACAAGTAAAACCAGCTGATTTGCAAAAATATCAAACCATCGTCTATGGCGGCGGACTCTATGCCGGTGGTGTGAACGGCATCGCCCTGCTGACAAAAAACTTTGAGCTTATTAAAGACAAGGCTCTCTACCTGTTTACTGTAGGAGCGGCTGATGTAACCGACCCGGAGAACCTAAAAAACATTCGAAGTGCCTTAGAGCAAAAGCTGCCTCCTGCCATGCGGGAAAAGTTACACATATACCATCTTCGGGGTGGGATGCGCTATTCAAAAATGAACTTTATGCACCGCACAATGATGAATATGATGGTGAAAATGTTGCGGAAGAAAGCGGAAAACGAGTTACGGGCAGAGGACAAAATAATGTTGGAAACCTATGGGCAGGATATCGATTTCACTGACCGCGCTGCCATTGTGCCTCTGGTAGCAGACATCAGAGCGGGTGCAAAGTCGCAATAA
- a CDS encoding gamma-glutamylcyclotransferase family protein: MTKNRLYIAYGSNLHLPQMAFRCPTAKVVGASEVKGYELLFRGGSRGAVATIEPLEGSSVPVLLWKIRPQDELSLDRYEGYPNFYRKEMLEVELNGKLVNAMVYIMNDGREFGAPSDFYLHTIAEGYETAGFDTDFLDQAVEKSIRLAQEQQTAENAQFSLWEQKWW, translated from the coding sequence ATGACAAAGAACCGCTTATACATTGCCTACGGCAGCAATCTTCATCTGCCGCAGATGGCATTCCGCTGCCCCACCGCCAAGGTGGTGGGAGCCAGCGAGGTCAAAGGATATGAGCTGCTGTTTCGTGGCGGCAGCCGTGGTGCCGTTGCTACCATTGAGCCGCTGGAGGGCAGCTCCGTGCCTGTGCTTCTATGGAAGATCAGGCCGCAGGATGAGCTTTCCCTCGACCGTTATGAGGGCTATCCGAATTTTTACCGCAAGGAAATGCTGGAGGTAGAGCTGAACGGTAAGCTGGTAAATGCGATGGTCTATATCATGAATGACGGCAGGGAGTTCGGCGCACCCTCCGATTTTTATCTCCACACCATCGCCGAGGGCTATGAAACCGCAGGATTTGATACGGATTTTTTGGATCAGGCGGTGGAGAAATCCATCCGGCTGGCGCAGGAGCAGCAGACTGCAGAAAATGCGCAGTTCAGCCTTTGGGAACAGAAATGGTGGTGA
- a CDS encoding helicase HerA domain-containing protein, with the protein MARKRKNQSPPQEDARIQEFLDMIAPSVIKFNTDHFICGNTYRCVWALREYPTATEEQAILRHLGEKDGVTLRIYTRHVTPVEEKKIISNAANKNRLSKSNTNDLQQTVMAESNLQDVATIVAQAHRNREPFIHSAVYIELSAHDLDQLKLLQTEVMTELIRSKLNVDRLMLRQQQGFQCVMPSGFNVFRDQFERVLPASSVANLYPFNYSGKTDGNGFYVGRDKFGSNVLVDFNKRADDKTNANILILGNSGQGKSYLLKLILCNLRESGMNITALDPEMEYMAISAQALNQRCASRTKTQTTNEKYTFRTWLLRLGLIGDEFKTAREHLLKNLDGCIAWRDPAQAEKQKERMRQKKEKELEQARQETPPTAPEATEAEAEDTPAFTMHM; encoded by the coding sequence ATGGCAAGAAAAAGAAAAAACCAATCACCGCCACAGGAAGATGCCAGAATCCAAGAGTTTCTGGATATGATCGCCCCCTCGGTAATTAAATTCAACACCGATCACTTCATCTGCGGGAACACCTACCGCTGTGTGTGGGCGCTGCGGGAGTACCCCACCGCCACCGAGGAACAGGCCATCCTCCGGCACTTGGGAGAAAAGGACGGCGTGACCCTACGCATCTATACCCGCCATGTCACGCCGGTGGAGGAAAAGAAAATCATCAGCAACGCCGCCAATAAAAACCGTTTGAGTAAATCTAATACCAATGATTTACAGCAGACGGTCATGGCTGAAAGCAATCTGCAGGATGTGGCGACCATTGTGGCACAGGCACACCGGAACCGGGAACCCTTCATCCACTCGGCTGTGTACATTGAGCTTTCGGCACACGATCTGGATCAGCTGAAGCTATTGCAGACCGAGGTCATGACTGAGCTGATCCGCTCTAAGCTCAATGTGGACAGACTGATGCTCCGCCAGCAGCAGGGCTTCCAGTGCGTGATGCCCAGCGGCTTTAATGTGTTTCGTGACCAGTTCGAGCGTGTTCTCCCGGCAAGCTCTGTGGCGAACCTCTATCCCTTCAACTATTCGGGCAAAACAGACGGCAATGGCTTTTATGTGGGGCGGGATAAGTTCGGCAGTAATGTGCTGGTGGACTTCAACAAGCGAGCCGATGACAAGACCAATGCCAACATTCTGATTCTCGGCAACAGCGGTCAGGGCAAGAGCTATTTGCTCAAGCTCATTCTGTGCAATCTGCGGGAATCCGGCATGAATATCACTGCGCTCGATCCCGAAATGGAGTACATGGCCATATCCGCACAGGCGCTCAATCAACGCTGTGCCAGCCGCACCAAGACACAGACCACCAATGAAAAGTACACCTTTCGCACTTGGCTGCTACGCTTGGGGCTGATTGGGGATGAATTTAAGACCGCCCGTGAGCATCTGCTGAAGAATTTGGACGGCTGCATTGCTTGGCGTGATCCCGCACAGGCAGAAAAGCAAAAGGAACGGATGCGGCAGAAAAAAGAAAAAGAACTGGAACAGGCACGGCAGGAAACCCCGCCGACCGCTCCAGAAGCAACCGAAGCCGAGGCAGAAGATACCCCGGCTTTTACTATGCATATGTAA
- a CDS encoding ArsR/SmtB family transcription factor, protein MENYLENTKVFKALGDPKRAMIVDMLSCGELCACMILEKFEMSQSTLSHHMKLLCECGIVKGRNEGKWTYYSLDEETISKTKQFFCSITSDKENCICKEDTGCCKGCDSNE, encoded by the coding sequence ATGGAAAACTACTTAGAAAATACCAAAGTGTTTAAGGCGCTGGGTGACCCCAAAAGAGCTATGATTGTTGATATGCTCTCTTGCGGAGAGCTTTGCGCCTGCATGATTTTAGAGAAATTTGAAATGTCCCAATCCACGCTGTCCCATCACATGAAGCTCCTGTGTGAATGTGGGATTGTCAAAGGCCGGAATGAGGGCAAATGGACATATTATTCCTTGGACGAGGAAACCATCAGCAAAACAAAGCAATTTTTCTGTTCCATCACCAGTGATAAGGAAAACTGTATTTGCAAAGAAGATACAGGCTGCTGCAAGGGATGTGATAGCAATGAGTAA
- the arsB gene encoding ACR3 family arsenite efflux transporter, whose translation MSKEKNTGIGFFEKYLTIWVLICMAAGILIGKFLPGIPEFLSRFEYAQISIPIAVLIWVMIYPMMMKVDFQSIKNVRNNPQGLLISSGTSWLIKPFLMFGLASFFFHVVFKALIPTELAQSYVAGAVLLGAAPCTAMVFVWSNLTKGDPAHTLVQVAVNDLIILVAFVPIVSFLLGVTNIFVPWDTLILSIVLFVVVPLVGGFLTRYFMVKNKGEEYFTQRFIPKFDNITTVGLLLTLVIIFSFQGDAILENPLHVLLIAVPLILQNVLTAVFAYWMCKVTKQPHNVAAPAALIGASDFFELSVAVAIALFGPTSPVVLVCTVGVLTEVPVMLLLVRFVNKTKHWFIDPKTVH comes from the coding sequence ATGAGTAAGGAGAAAAATACCGGTATCGGCTTTTTTGAAAAGTACCTGACCATTTGGGTGCTGATCTGTATGGCGGCGGGAATATTGATCGGCAAGTTCCTGCCGGGTATTCCTGAATTCTTAAGCCGCTTTGAGTACGCGCAAATATCCATTCCCATTGCCGTACTTATTTGGGTGATGATTTATCCCATGATGATGAAGGTGGATTTTCAGTCGATTAAAAATGTACGCAACAATCCGCAGGGGCTTCTGATATCCAGCGGAACAAGCTGGCTGATTAAGCCCTTTCTGATGTTTGGTCTTGCCTCCTTCTTTTTTCACGTTGTTTTCAAGGCGCTCATACCGACTGAGCTTGCACAAAGCTATGTTGCCGGAGCCGTCTTGCTGGGAGCCGCCCCCTGTACCGCAATGGTGTTTGTTTGGAGCAATCTGACCAAGGGCGACCCTGCCCATACCTTAGTGCAGGTGGCCGTCAATGATCTGATTATCCTTGTTGCGTTTGTTCCCATCGTATCCTTTCTGCTGGGTGTAACAAATATCTTTGTGCCGTGGGATACGCTGATTCTTTCCATTGTTTTATTTGTTGTTGTTCCACTTGTGGGCGGTTTTCTCACCCGGTATTTCATGGTCAAGAACAAAGGCGAGGAATATTTTACACAAAGGTTCATCCCTAAGTTTGATAACATTACAACCGTTGGGCTTCTGCTGACACTGGTGATCATCTTTTCTTTCCAAGGGGATGCCATACTGGAAAATCCCCTGCATGTTCTTTTGATTGCTGTCCCGCTGATCCTGCAAAACGTCCTTACTGCCGTCTTTGCCTATTGGATGTGCAAGGTGACAAAACAGCCCCATAACGTTGCGGCTCCTGCCGCGCTCATTGGTGCCTCGGACTTTTTTGAGCTGTCAGTGGCTGTTGCGATTGCACTGTTCGGGCCGACTTCCCCGGTGGTGCTGGTCTGTACCGTTGGCGTTCTGACAGAAGTGCCGGTCATGCTCTTACTTGTGAGGTTTGTGAATAAAACGAAACACTGGTTTATCGACCCCAAAACCGTACATTAG
- the arsD gene encoding arsenite efflux transporter metallochaperone ArsD codes for MKKMQIFEPAMCCDTGLCGVSVDPELLRISTVLNALKKNGVAVDRFNLSSAPMAFVNNKMINDFINEKGVEELPAVVIDENIVMTGRYPTNEELVSLLEVPASYLTETKSIKQGGCGCSGGNCC; via the coding sequence ATGAAAAAAATGCAAATATTTGAACCAGCCATGTGCTGTGACACCGGCCTTTGCGGTGTGAGTGTTGACCCGGAACTGCTTCGCATTTCTACGGTTTTGAATGCACTGAAAAAGAACGGAGTGGCAGTTGACCGCTTTAATCTAAGCAGTGCGCCAATGGCCTTTGTCAATAACAAAATGATCAACGATTTTATCAATGAAAAAGGTGTTGAGGAGCTGCCTGCTGTTGTGATCGATGAAAATATTGTGATGACTGGCCGCTATCCGACCAACGAGGAGCTTGTTTCTCTGCTGGAGGTTCCCGCAAGCTATTTGACCGAAACAAAATCCATAAAGCAAGGCGGTTGTGGCTGCTCTGGCGGGAATTGCTGCTAA
- the arsA gene encoding arsenical pump-driving ATPase produces the protein MWLLWRELLLSRKGGSSMQFFDPHKITLTKYLFYTGKGGVGKTSVACATAVNLADSGKRVLLVSTDPASNLQDVFNTPLSGRAIPIAEVHNLDVANLDPIQAAAEYRESVIAPYRGKLPESVLANMEEQLSGSCTVEIAAFNEFSNFITNKDLAQKYDHILFDTAPTGHTLRMLQLPSAWSNFISESTHGASCLGQLSGLESKKEMYKMAVETLADGIQTTLILVTRPEAAPLREIERASHELAELGVRNQSMVINGVLADYDDSISESLYDKQQKALVNIPKSLEEIQAYMIPLRAYNITGIENVRSLLTKDSYVISDETIKAKSIPQLKDVMDDLYHSGKKVIFTMGKGGVGKTTLAAAIALGLSEKGEKVHLTTTDPAAHLKFVLDENSGITMSHIDEHAELARYQEEVLSKARETMSEEDIAYIEEDLRSPCTQEIAVFRAFAEVVERAENEIVVIDTAPTGHTLLLLDSTLSYHKEVQRTQGNIPDSVKKLLPRLRNAETEVIIVTLPEATPVYEALRLEEDLKRANISAKWWIVNSSLYHTKTTNALLAAKASNEIPWINRIAGHTNGNFALIAWSADDMKGDKLREL, from the coding sequence TTGTGGCTGCTCTGGCGGGAATTGCTGCTAAGCAGGAAAGGAGGTTCCTCAATGCAATTTTTTGACCCACACAAAATCACCTTAACAAAATACCTGTTTTACACAGGCAAAGGCGGTGTCGGGAAAACATCGGTTGCGTGTGCGACAGCGGTAAATCTTGCGGACAGCGGCAAAAGGGTTCTTCTTGTCAGCACAGACCCGGCATCCAATTTGCAGGATGTGTTTAATACCCCGCTTTCAGGGAGAGCAATCCCTATTGCAGAAGTACACAATCTGGATGTGGCAAACCTTGACCCCATACAGGCGGCGGCAGAATACAGGGAAAGCGTAATTGCTCCCTATCGTGGTAAGCTGCCGGAATCAGTCCTCGCCAATATGGAAGAGCAACTTTCCGGTTCCTGTACGGTGGAAATCGCCGCTTTCAATGAATTTTCCAACTTCATTACCAATAAAGACTTAGCACAAAAATACGACCATATTCTGTTTGATACCGCACCGACAGGGCATACCCTTAGAATGCTCCAGCTTCCCTCTGCATGGAGTAATTTCATCAGCGAAAGTACGCATGGGGCTTCTTGCTTAGGGCAATTATCCGGGCTTGAAAGCAAAAAGGAAATGTATAAAATGGCGGTGGAAACACTGGCAGACGGCATACAAACAACCTTAATCCTTGTAACCCGACCTGAAGCAGCTCCTCTCAGGGAAATAGAGAGGGCTTCTCACGAATTGGCGGAGCTTGGTGTACGCAATCAGTCTATGGTAATCAATGGCGTATTGGCAGATTATGATGATAGCATCTCGGAGAGCCTTTACGATAAACAGCAAAAAGCCCTTGTGAATATACCAAAATCGTTAGAGGAAATCCAAGCCTACATGATTCCCTTACGGGCTTATAATATTACCGGCATAGAGAATGTCAGGTCACTGCTCACAAAGGATAGCTATGTCATCAGCGATGAGACCATCAAAGCAAAGAGCATTCCTCAGCTAAAGGATGTAATGGATGACTTATATCATAGCGGTAAAAAAGTCATTTTCACAATGGGCAAGGGAGGTGTTGGCAAAACCACACTTGCCGCCGCTATCGCTTTAGGGCTTTCCGAAAAAGGCGAAAAGGTGCATCTAACCACCACCGACCCGGCAGCACACTTAAAATTTGTTCTCGATGAAAACAGCGGCATTACCATGAGCCATATTGACGAGCATGCGGAGCTGGCACGATATCAGGAGGAAGTATTATCAAAGGCAAGGGAAACCATGTCGGAAGAAGATATTGCCTATATTGAGGAAGATTTACGTTCCCCCTGCACACAGGAAATAGCCGTATTCCGAGCCTTTGCGGAAGTAGTGGAGCGTGCCGAGAACGAGATTGTTGTCATTGATACCGCCCCCACAGGACATACACTTTTACTTTTGGATTCAACCTTGAGCTATCACAAAGAGGTTCAGAGGACACAGGGCAATATCCCGGATTCCGTAAAAAAGCTGCTGCCACGTTTGCGAAATGCTGAAACAGAGGTCATTATTGTAACCTTACCGGAGGCCACTCCGGTTTATGAGGCACTGCGGCTGGAAGAGGATTTGAAGCGAGCCAATATCTCTGCAAAGTGGTGGATTGTGAATTCTTCTCTTTATCATACAAAAACAACAAACGCCCTGTTAGCTGCAAAAGCCAGTAATGAAATTCCGTGGATCAACAGGATAGCGGGACACACAAACGGCAATTTTGCTTTAATCGCTTGGAGTGCAGATGATATGAAGGGCGATAAGCTGCGAGAGCTATAG
- a CDS encoding arsenate reductase ArsC has translation MNKKVNKPKVAFICVHNSCRSQIAEALGKHLAADVFESYSAGTETKPQINQDAVRLMKQLYGIDMEKTQRSKLLSEIPPVDIVITMGCNVQCPFLPCKHREDWGLDDPTGKGDEEFIEVIHDIDQRIKTLKTRIETGSL, from the coding sequence ATGAATAAGAAAGTAAACAAACCCAAAGTAGCATTTATTTGTGTTCACAACTCTTGCCGCAGTCAGATTGCAGAAGCCCTTGGCAAGCACCTCGCCGCTGATGTGTTTGAAAGCTATTCTGCCGGAACAGAAACAAAGCCGCAAATTAATCAGGATGCTGTTCGGTTAATGAAGCAACTCTATGGTATTGATATGGAGAAAACACAGCGTTCCAAGCTACTTTCGGAAATCCCTCCAGTGGATATCGTCATTACAATGGGCTGTAATGTTCAGTGCCCTTTTTTACCCTGCAAGCATCGGGAGGATTGGGGGCTTGACGATCCGACCGGCAAAGGCGATGAAGAGTTTATTGAGGTTATACACGACATTGACCAGCGCATAAAAACGCTTAAAACAAGAATCGAAACAGGTTCCCTTTAA